A stretch of Myxococcus hansupus DNA encodes these proteins:
- a CDS encoding tetratricopeptide repeat protein gives MRRSPRHPRSRRLTPALALMTTLCGAPALAQYRPPPMSESQRLVRDGEAAQVSASAATASGNKKEAEEKHRKALALFEQALTVEPGSVAAAAGLATSANALNDWQRTVDRVQPVLTANPAELSLAYPVSVAYFKLRRFQEAVPLMEQVAAADKAEHLIVHYYLASYYLYVQQGDAAAARLKRYLALRPQAVAGNDYQIHELLGRAHVLRRDAAAARASFQQAQAGKPESPSVQLGLAQVLELEGKLVEARTLLEGVTTRFPQAGEAREKLARLYLGAGEVAKADVQADALVKLGSSAAAHLLLGDVRFAQKNATAAEAEYRKVLQLQPGLVLGQMAVGKALQAQGRHEEAIQFLESAVRSGANSLELYANLGSVNRRAGRFQRAVEVHRRVVEMAPRQALGYVLLGADHFATGQWDQAIEDYANALQVEPEHAGAKQWLARALAHRARDRAGTGRLEDSVRDLRRAYDLDRGAPMARRLGAALLETRAYADARKVLEQGVSLPGATWRDGLLLGYARLATNDAQAALDAFTRAGAQTEEPDEKAETSVGAALAEVELGKVDAAVQRLTEVGPSRAASQVAGANLPRVLVRRALARLEAGDAESADRDLDLVDKLGTGNRKDLVKLAQFVRGLARAEAGRHAEANTAITKALTPAQAWAWPNTRGLATAFLLYKKGQVPAARKQLTAAAKKPMPGQPKWLTAMTGALHRREASQAYGAGNMKVAEKAFKAALADSPNDALVQHNLACVDWRKGRATEALETWRKLESAVPVAALNLGIDAQERRKDAGEAVAAWRRYLASGSGPRMAQVREWKDRLQSLHGLADSASGAPADATVEETP, from the coding sequence ATGCGACGCTCCCCACGCCATCCCCGGTCGCGCCGTCTCACGCCGGCACTCGCGCTGATGACCACCCTGTGCGGCGCCCCCGCGCTCGCGCAGTACCGGCCGCCGCCCATGTCGGAGTCGCAGCGCCTGGTGCGCGACGGCGAAGCGGCGCAGGTGTCCGCCAGCGCCGCCACCGCTTCGGGCAACAAGAAGGAGGCGGAGGAGAAGCACCGCAAGGCCCTGGCGCTCTTCGAGCAGGCGCTGACGGTGGAGCCGGGCTCGGTCGCCGCCGCCGCGGGCCTGGCCACCAGCGCCAACGCGCTCAATGACTGGCAACGCACCGTGGACCGCGTGCAGCCGGTGCTGACGGCGAACCCCGCGGAGCTGTCCCTGGCCTACCCGGTGAGCGTGGCCTACTTCAAGCTGCGCCGCTTCCAGGAGGCGGTGCCGCTGATGGAGCAGGTGGCCGCCGCCGACAAGGCCGAGCACCTCATCGTCCACTACTACCTGGCCAGCTACTACCTCTACGTCCAGCAGGGCGACGCGGCGGCGGCGCGGCTCAAGCGCTACCTGGCGCTGCGCCCGCAGGCGGTGGCGGGCAACGACTACCAGATTCACGAGCTGTTGGGCCGCGCCCACGTGCTGCGCCGGGACGCGGCGGCGGCGCGCGCGTCCTTCCAGCAGGCGCAGGCGGGGAAGCCGGAGTCCCCGTCCGTCCAACTGGGCCTCGCCCAGGTGCTGGAGCTGGAAGGCAAGCTGGTGGAGGCGCGCACGTTGCTGGAGGGCGTCACCACGCGCTTCCCGCAGGCGGGCGAGGCGCGCGAGAAGCTGGCGCGGCTGTACCTGGGCGCGGGGGAGGTCGCGAAGGCGGACGTGCAGGCGGACGCGCTGGTGAAGCTGGGCAGCTCCGCCGCCGCGCACCTGCTGCTGGGCGACGTGCGCTTCGCGCAGAAGAACGCGACCGCCGCCGAGGCTGAGTACCGCAAGGTGCTCCAGCTTCAGCCCGGGTTGGTGCTGGGGCAGATGGCGGTGGGCAAGGCGCTCCAGGCGCAGGGCCGTCACGAAGAGGCCATCCAGTTCCTGGAGAGCGCGGTCCGCTCGGGCGCCAACAGCCTGGAGCTGTACGCGAACCTCGGGTCGGTCAACCGGCGCGCGGGCCGCTTCCAGCGCGCGGTGGAGGTGCACCGGCGCGTGGTGGAGATGGCGCCGCGTCAGGCGCTGGGCTACGTGCTGCTGGGCGCGGACCACTTCGCGACGGGCCAGTGGGACCAGGCCATCGAGGACTACGCCAACGCCTTGCAGGTGGAGCCGGAGCACGCCGGGGCGAAGCAGTGGCTGGCCCGGGCCCTGGCGCACCGCGCGAGGGACCGCGCCGGGACGGGGCGACTGGAGGACTCCGTTCGCGACCTTCGCCGCGCCTACGACTTGGACCGGGGCGCGCCCATGGCCCGCCGGCTGGGCGCCGCGCTGCTGGAGACGCGCGCGTACGCCGACGCGCGCAAGGTGCTGGAGCAGGGCGTGTCACTGCCCGGGGCCACGTGGCGTGACGGCCTGCTGCTCGGCTACGCGCGGCTGGCCACGAACGACGCGCAGGCCGCGCTGGACGCCTTCACCCGCGCGGGCGCGCAGACGGAGGAGCCCGACGAGAAGGCCGAGACGTCCGTGGGCGCCGCGCTGGCCGAGGTGGAGCTGGGCAAGGTGGACGCGGCGGTGCAGCGGCTGACCGAAGTGGGCCCCTCGCGGGCCGCATCGCAGGTCGCCGGCGCGAACCTGCCGCGCGTGCTGGTGCGCCGCGCGCTGGCGCGGCTGGAGGCCGGTGACGCCGAGTCCGCGGACCGCGACCTGGACCTGGTGGACAAGCTGGGCACGGGCAATCGCAAGGACCTGGTGAAGCTGGCGCAGTTCGTCCGCGGGCTGGCGCGCGCGGAGGCGGGGCGTCACGCGGAGGCGAACACGGCCATCACCAAGGCCCTGACGCCCGCGCAGGCCTGGGCGTGGCCCAACACCCGCGGGCTGGCCACAGCATTCCTCCTCTACAAGAAGGGGCAGGTGCCGGCCGCGCGCAAGCAGCTCACCGCCGCGGCGAAGAAGCCGATGCCCGGCCAGCCCAAGTGGCTGACGGCGATGACGGGCGCGCTCCACCGCCGCGAGGCGTCGCAGGCCTATGGCGCCGGCAACATGAAGGTGGCGGAGAAGGCCTTCAAGGCCGCGCTCGCGGACAGCCCCAACGACGCGCTGGTGCAGCACAACCTGGCCTGCGTCGACTGGCGCAAGGGCCGGGCGACGGAGGCGCTGGAGACGTGGCGCAAGCTGGAGTCCGCCGTCCCGGTGGCCGCGCTCAACCTGGGCATCGACGCGCAGGAGCGCCGCAAGGACGCGGGCGAGGCGGTGGCGGCCTGGCGCCGCTACCTGGCCTCGGGCTCCGGTCCGCGCATGGCGCAGGTGCGTGAGTGGAAGGACCGCTTGCAGAGTCTGCATGGCCTCGCCGATTCCGCCTCGGGCGCGCCGGCCGACGCCACCGTGGAGGAGACCCCGTGA
- a CDS encoding PhnD/SsuA/transferrin family substrate-binding protein, producing the protein MMKAPRFLLAGLLLACSLTASAAAPKKATLGVFLATTLADGQERFEYAEALAARLTQTLDVPVAAKSFGRYEDFSRAVAGGLVDFAVVDAWAAVQLGGKAKPVAWASRSGDTQQRWAIVSLQRGAVKDLAGKRLAHVKGAGPSDPKFVSHVVLGGDLDAQRHFKLTPVPNVESALKMLEAKGADAALVPLAHVPKGKEVRTLFRSGRVPGAVLVDLRNHEAALNGALGAVGAVAPFDAFARLQDKDFEDFSRLVTKGPPRRQPVLAEGPDLHVEAEVLVRSEELGPALPSFVGDLAVSSEQPDD; encoded by the coding sequence GTGATGAAGGCACCTCGTTTCCTCCTGGCGGGCCTGTTGCTGGCCTGCTCCCTGACGGCCAGCGCCGCGGCGCCGAAGAAGGCGACGCTGGGCGTGTTCCTGGCCACCACGCTGGCGGATGGACAGGAGCGCTTCGAATACGCGGAGGCCCTGGCCGCTCGGCTGACCCAGACGCTGGACGTGCCCGTCGCGGCGAAGAGCTTCGGCCGCTACGAGGACTTCTCGCGCGCCGTCGCGGGCGGGCTGGTGGACTTCGCGGTGGTGGACGCGTGGGCCGCCGTGCAACTGGGCGGCAAGGCGAAGCCGGTGGCCTGGGCCTCGCGCTCGGGTGACACGCAGCAGCGCTGGGCCATCGTCTCGCTGCAGCGCGGCGCGGTGAAGGACCTCGCCGGCAAGCGGCTGGCGCACGTGAAGGGCGCCGGCCCCTCCGACCCGAAGTTCGTCTCCCATGTCGTGCTCGGCGGCGACCTGGATGCGCAGCGTCACTTCAAGCTGACCCCCGTGCCCAACGTGGAGTCGGCGTTGAAGATGCTGGAGGCGAAGGGCGCGGACGCGGCGCTCGTCCCGTTGGCGCACGTGCCCAAGGGCAAGGAGGTGCGCACGCTCTTCCGCAGCGGCCGCGTTCCCGGCGCCGTGCTGGTGGACCTGCGCAACCACGAGGCGGCGCTCAACGGCGCGCTGGGGGCGGTGGGCGCGGTGGCCCCGTTCGATGCCTTCGCGCGGCTCCAGGACAAGGACTTCGAGGACTTCAGCCGGCTCGTGACGAAGGGCCCCCCGCGCCGTCAGCCGGTGCTCGCCGAAGGGCCGGACCTTCACGTGGAGGCCGAGGTGCTGGTGCGCTCCGAGGAATTGGGCCCCGCGCTTCCATCCTTCGTGGGGGACCTCGCCGTCTCCTCGGAACAGCCGGACGACTGA
- a CDS encoding TonB-dependent receptor domain-containing protein produces the protein MHSTVFGEPRRGAAKAVAGRRALRAGLPLSLMLCVLAFAVPSVAGAQEAAESEAPTKVKRRKRVVKPTAPARPAAKSAKKPRKAVKAAPVEPETDLDASTEEAQIPVLGGPSTDDPTPASPPPAPAPLDPVPSPHAAPMTAEPAAPLPPPMVGPDFNPSDAPLSPPATATLPAVPAPPPSNVPITAPFAEPAMNRPLPPPSALAGLDVDPLGGADSLEESVNRVLSEAVVTTAGKRSQRISEVPLTVSWIPAEELEGTGQFTLCEAIQYFPGMECRRGSMRKAAVSARGLGSNYLSNRLLLLQDGRPLTDPWTGQFYADETTPLTNLKQVEVIRGPGSSLYGSNAFSGVINIIQRQPSDLIEKGKNVGAEARVLAGQDQTWRLHGTVAGRGGPVEALLGYYGFGSDGPQLFNDPRVGRVDNNQHSLVHQVNGKVRVGPLALDADFTDGEIGRPGGTHISTVGNCGRCHYTPNDSEAVQNFNASAQVDQQVTENLRLFGQAYGFFKRRDVLMENAFGGDPTRALGKRRRLGGEARALWTMGDLNVTFGGDLKADAVNVPNVLPELTMDDTRQTILGGFVDAEYRLFDRLVFGAGARYDRYQIPERVWQNRTDQISPRASVVFHAVPELLTVRTNYGRAFRAPTLAELAINQQMYAATLVGNGNLRAETLDTLEASVDFWPFERRVRLTGTGFYNLAKNFINQQLVFGSVSQFQNMGDARVAGFELEAAAQIPSINSSFDVAYQYLDAKALPYNDGPSAPLDYAPTHRIYARGRTNIGKVAFVELYALLVGTRFDPGFLVDENTGLPTTRVQLPSYLTASARVGFNIYDGVSVSFLGSNLFNAQYEESHGFPAPPQSFFSEVKIRY, from the coding sequence ATGCACTCGACTGTGTTCGGTGAGCCGCGGCGAGGCGCGGCGAAGGCGGTTGCCGGACGCCGCGCTCTGCGCGCCGGCCTGCCTCTATCCCTCATGCTGTGCGTTCTGGCCTTCGCCGTTCCCTCTGTCGCGGGAGCTCAAGAGGCCGCCGAATCCGAAGCGCCCACGAAGGTGAAGCGCCGCAAGCGGGTGGTGAAGCCCACCGCGCCCGCGCGTCCGGCCGCCAAGAGCGCGAAGAAGCCGCGCAAGGCCGTGAAGGCGGCCCCCGTGGAGCCGGAGACGGACCTGGATGCGTCCACGGAGGAGGCCCAGATTCCCGTATTGGGTGGGCCCTCCACGGATGATCCCACGCCCGCGAGCCCGCCGCCCGCGCCGGCCCCCCTCGACCCGGTGCCGTCGCCTCACGCCGCCCCCATGACGGCCGAGCCCGCCGCGCCGCTGCCGCCGCCCATGGTGGGGCCGGACTTCAATCCCTCGGACGCGCCCCTGTCGCCGCCCGCCACCGCCACGCTGCCCGCCGTCCCGGCGCCGCCGCCGTCGAACGTGCCCATCACCGCGCCCTTCGCCGAGCCCGCCATGAACCGGCCCCTGCCGCCGCCCTCGGCGCTCGCGGGGCTGGACGTGGATCCGCTGGGCGGCGCCGACTCCCTGGAGGAGTCCGTCAACCGCGTGTTGAGCGAGGCGGTGGTGACCACCGCCGGCAAGCGCAGCCAGCGCATCTCCGAAGTGCCGCTCACCGTGTCCTGGATTCCCGCCGAGGAACTCGAGGGCACGGGCCAGTTCACGCTGTGCGAGGCCATCCAGTACTTTCCCGGCATGGAGTGCCGCCGGGGTTCCATGCGCAAGGCGGCGGTGAGCGCGCGCGGCCTGGGCTCCAACTACCTCTCCAACCGCCTGCTGCTCCTCCAGGACGGCCGTCCGCTGACGGACCCGTGGACGGGCCAGTTCTACGCGGATGAGACGACGCCGCTCACCAACCTGAAGCAGGTGGAGGTCATCCGCGGCCCGGGCTCCTCGCTGTACGGCTCCAACGCCTTCAGCGGTGTCATCAACATCATCCAGCGCCAGCCCTCCGACCTCATCGAGAAGGGGAAGAACGTGGGCGCCGAGGCCCGCGTGCTGGCGGGGCAGGACCAGACGTGGCGTCTGCACGGCACCGTGGCCGGGCGGGGCGGTCCGGTGGAGGCGCTCTTGGGCTACTACGGTTTCGGCTCGGACGGCCCGCAGCTCTTCAACGACCCGCGCGTGGGCCGGGTGGACAACAACCAGCACTCGCTGGTGCACCAGGTCAACGGCAAGGTGCGCGTGGGGCCGCTGGCGCTCGACGCGGACTTCACGGACGGCGAGATTGGCCGGCCGGGTGGCACGCACATCTCCACCGTGGGCAACTGCGGACGCTGCCACTACACGCCCAACGACTCCGAGGCGGTGCAGAACTTCAACGCCTCCGCGCAGGTGGATCAGCAAGTCACGGAGAACCTGCGCCTCTTCGGTCAGGCCTACGGCTTCTTCAAGCGCCGCGACGTGTTGATGGAGAACGCCTTCGGTGGCGACCCCACGCGCGCGCTCGGCAAGCGGCGCCGGCTGGGTGGCGAGGCGCGCGCCCTGTGGACCATGGGCGACCTCAACGTCACCTTTGGCGGTGACTTGAAGGCGGACGCGGTCAACGTGCCCAACGTCCTGCCCGAGCTGACCATGGACGACACGCGTCAGACCATCCTCGGTGGCTTCGTGGACGCGGAGTACCGCCTCTTCGACCGCCTGGTGTTCGGCGCGGGCGCCCGCTACGACCGCTACCAGATTCCGGAGCGCGTCTGGCAGAACCGCACGGACCAGATTTCGCCCCGCGCCAGCGTCGTGTTCCACGCGGTGCCGGAGCTGCTGACGGTGCGCACCAACTACGGCCGCGCCTTCCGCGCGCCCACCCTGGCGGAGCTGGCCATCAACCAGCAGATGTACGCGGCCACACTGGTGGGCAATGGGAACTTGCGCGCGGAGACGCTGGACACCCTGGAGGCCTCGGTGGATTTCTGGCCCTTCGAGCGGAGGGTGCGTCTGACGGGCACGGGCTTCTACAACCTGGCCAAGAACTTCATCAACCAGCAGCTCGTCTTCGGCTCCGTCTCCCAGTTCCAGAACATGGGCGACGCGCGGGTGGCGGGCTTCGAGCTGGAGGCGGCCGCGCAGATTCCGTCCATCAACTCGTCCTTCGACGTGGCCTACCAGTACCTGGACGCGAAGGCGCTGCCCTACAACGACGGGCCCTCGGCGCCGCTGGACTACGCGCCCACCCACCGCATCTACGCGCGCGGACGCACCAACATTGGCAAGGTGGCCTTCGTGGAGCTGTACGCGTTGCTCGTGGGCACGCGCTTCGATCCGGGCTTCCTGGTGGATGAGAACACCGGCCTGCCCACCACCCGCGTGCAACTGCCCAGCTACCTCACGGCCAGCGCGCGCGTGGGCTTCAACATCTACGACGGCGTCTCCGTGTCGTTCCTGGGCTCCAACCTCTTCAACGCGCAGTACGAGGAGTCCCACGGCTTCCCGGCGCCGCCCCAGTCCTTCTTCAGCGAAGTGAAGATTCGTTACTGA
- a CDS encoding serine/threonine-protein kinase has translation MDSQVSNAIISRLRVGTITHVRISGVIDETFPLTSHTPELNGLLVVDLGQVERISSFGVRRWIEFAAKLPPGALGLYVVHAPPVIVDQLNMVEGFAGVARVLSVLAPYTCRACNEDRLRLVNLLDEAQVISEERAPDHTCPVCSGPLEFADIPGEFFDYARRQQFGQVDPVVMRYLRASMPAVQPELSQHLKIIQDDITYITLASALKGDLNVRKLASGLEGRVGFDFSHVSKVEPEALPKLEQVLETAAQGAHVVLCRMPPPALAVLARSAKVLPVRLATLWLPCDCRNCGQVSHQRLQATDYLARLRAQDAGVEVTCPICAGNARVPHMPQLQGLLARMQLTDRPLEDLETLETRALSQYLFGATNIDPAARQGASTDISNSLGSTKLNVIRRLGQGGMAEVFLAKQVGVKGFEKFVVMKKILPQFAENPEFVDMLFAEARANARLTHPNVVQTFDVGVSDGVAYILMEYVRGPDLKKLVIELRRKGLALPLEHALRIVAEVAAGLHYAHAYVDPAGTPHPVVHRDVSPHNVLISLDGAIKLSDFGIAKVAGEEHTQAGVLKGKISYISPEAASGRTLDARNDVFALGVVLFELLTGQLPFRRDHDAATLQAIVRDPAPVPSQLKPNIPQDVSDLVLRALVKDPARRTPSAAALREEIEAVMAHHRLNSSPAAVAQFFKDTLGDRLVEFAPSAVSGTGSHPRPVPSGSGSGNIGGGEMAAPTDGRTPSHGRVPVVGGRPATGGSGGIHRPGPPVPSVPPPPPRPVGVASPLPSRPPAPPPAEDSFPGISVTEDEDGDRTEMVPLNLGAPPPRVEAPPRPVAPAARPPQQQGPVPRPSGPVPALGTGATATGARQHEAPPARPAPAAPVARATSGDSGEPDKRIPWKLLGIAGGGALVLAVVAVVMARSGGSTFVNVGPAEHVYVGGLRHEPGTEMHDPSGGSLLISTAVDGKLRRFGTTQQRADIDVRTLADASPEPGTTGLLSVTDTAPGCEVHVGGNLMPGGTPLMKARIEAGRELEVLVRCPTGVNKVWVMAVPGQQIEVKSRRRD, from the coding sequence GTGGATAGCCAGGTTTCCAACGCCATCATCAGCCGGCTCCGGGTGGGGACGATTACCCACGTCCGGATCTCCGGCGTCATCGACGAAACGTTCCCACTGACCTCCCACACCCCGGAGCTGAACGGGCTGTTGGTGGTCGACCTGGGACAGGTGGAGCGCATCAGCTCCTTCGGGGTCCGGCGGTGGATTGAGTTCGCCGCCAAGCTGCCCCCCGGGGCCCTGGGCCTCTACGTGGTCCACGCGCCGCCCGTCATCGTGGACCAGCTCAACATGGTGGAGGGCTTCGCCGGCGTCGCGCGGGTCCTCTCCGTGCTGGCGCCCTATACCTGCCGCGCGTGCAACGAGGACCGGCTGCGGCTGGTGAACCTGCTGGACGAGGCGCAGGTCATCTCCGAGGAGCGCGCGCCGGACCACACGTGTCCGGTCTGCTCCGGGCCGCTGGAGTTCGCGGACATCCCCGGCGAGTTCTTCGACTACGCCCGGCGGCAGCAGTTCGGCCAGGTGGACCCGGTCGTCATGCGCTACCTGCGCGCCAGCATGCCGGCGGTGCAGCCGGAGCTGTCGCAGCACCTGAAAATCATCCAGGACGACATCACGTACATCACCCTGGCCAGCGCGTTGAAGGGTGACCTCAACGTGCGCAAGCTGGCGTCGGGCCTGGAGGGCCGCGTCGGTTTCGACTTCAGCCACGTCAGCAAGGTGGAGCCGGAGGCCCTGCCGAAGCTGGAGCAGGTGCTGGAGACGGCGGCCCAGGGCGCGCACGTGGTGCTGTGCCGCATGCCGCCGCCCGCGCTGGCGGTGCTGGCGCGCTCGGCCAAGGTGTTGCCGGTGCGGCTGGCCACGCTGTGGTTGCCGTGTGACTGCCGCAACTGCGGCCAGGTGAGCCACCAGCGGCTCCAGGCGACGGACTACCTGGCGAGGCTGCGGGCGCAGGACGCGGGCGTGGAAGTCACGTGCCCCATCTGCGCGGGCAACGCGCGCGTCCCCCACATGCCGCAGCTCCAGGGCCTGCTGGCCCGGATGCAGCTCACGGACCGGCCGCTGGAGGACCTGGAGACGCTGGAGACGCGCGCCCTCAGCCAGTACCTCTTCGGCGCCACGAACATCGACCCGGCGGCCCGGCAGGGCGCGTCCACGGACATCTCCAACTCGCTGGGCAGCACCAAGCTGAACGTCATCCGGCGGCTGGGGCAGGGCGGCATGGCGGAGGTCTTCCTCGCCAAGCAGGTGGGCGTGAAGGGCTTCGAGAAGTTCGTGGTGATGAAGAAGATTCTCCCGCAGTTCGCGGAGAACCCCGAGTTCGTCGACATGCTCTTCGCGGAGGCCCGCGCCAACGCGCGGCTCACGCACCCCAACGTCGTGCAGACCTTCGACGTGGGCGTGTCCGACGGCGTCGCGTACATCCTCATGGAGTACGTGCGCGGCCCGGACCTGAAGAAGCTGGTCATCGAGCTGCGGCGTAAGGGCCTGGCGCTCCCGCTGGAGCACGCGCTGCGCATCGTGGCGGAGGTGGCCGCGGGCCTGCACTACGCCCACGCCTACGTGGACCCGGCGGGCACGCCGCATCCGGTGGTGCACCGGGACGTCAGTCCGCACAACGTGCTCATCTCGCTGGATGGCGCCATCAAGCTGAGTGACTTCGGCATCGCCAAGGTGGCGGGCGAGGAGCACACGCAGGCGGGCGTGCTGAAGGGGAAGATTTCGTACATCTCCCCGGAGGCGGCCTCCGGGCGCACGCTGGACGCGCGCAACGACGTGTTCGCGCTCGGCGTGGTGCTCTTCGAGCTGCTCACCGGTCAGCTCCCGTTCCGCAGGGACCACGACGCCGCGACGTTGCAGGCCATCGTCCGGGACCCGGCGCCAGTGCCGTCGCAGCTCAAGCCGAACATTCCGCAGGACGTCTCCGACCTCGTCCTCCGCGCGCTGGTGAAGGACCCCGCGCGCCGCACGCCGTCCGCGGCGGCGCTGCGTGAGGAGATTGAAGCGGTGATGGCGCACCACCGCCTCAACTCGTCGCCCGCGGCGGTGGCGCAGTTCTTCAAGGACACGCTGGGCGACCGGCTGGTCGAGTTCGCTCCGTCCGCGGTGAGCGGCACGGGCAGTCATCCCCGTCCGGTGCCCTCGGGGTCGGGCAGCGGCAACATCGGCGGCGGCGAGATGGCGGCGCCCACGGATGGGCGGACGCCGAGCCACGGCCGAGTGCCCGTCGTGGGCGGCCGGCCCGCCACGGGTGGCAGCGGTGGCATCCACAGGCCCGGGCCTCCCGTGCCCTCGGTGCCGCCACCGCCGCCGCGCCCGGTGGGCGTCGCGAGCCCGCTGCCGTCGCGTCCTCCCGCGCCTCCGCCCGCCGAGGACTCGTTCCCTGGCATCTCCGTGACGGAGGATGAGGACGGCGACCGGACGGAGATGGTGCCGCTCAACCTGGGCGCGCCGCCGCCGCGGGTGGAGGCTCCGCCTCGGCCCGTGGCGCCCGCCGCGCGTCCGCCGCAGCAGCAGGGTCCGGTGCCTCGTCCGTCGGGGCCGGTTCCGGCCCTAGGCACTGGCGCGACCGCGACGGGTGCGCGGCAGCATGAGGCCCCTCCGGCCCGGCCCGCGCCCGCGGCTCCGGTGGCGCGCGCCACCTCGGGCGACAGCGGCGAGCCGGACAAGCGAATCCCTTGGAAGTTGCTGGGCATCGCGGGCGGCGGTGCCCTGGTGCTGGCCGTTGTGGCGGTGGTGATGGCGCGCAGCGGGGGTTCGACGTTCGTCAACGTGGGGCCCGCGGAGCATGTCTATGTCGGCGGCCTGCGCCACGAGCCGGGGACGGAGATGCATGACCCCTCGGGCGGGTCGCTGCTCATCTCCACCGCGGTGGACGGGAAGCTGCGGCGTTTCGGGACGACGCAGCAGCGCGCGGACATCGACGTGCGCACATTGGCGGATGCCTCGCCCGAGCCCGGCACCACGGGGTTGCTCAGCGTCACGGACACCGCGCCAGGCTGCGAGGTCCACGTCGGCGGGAACCTGATGCCGGGTGGCACGCCCCTGATGAAGGCGCGCATCGAAGCGGGCCGGGAGCTGGAGGTCCTGGTTCGCTGCCCCACGGGTGTCAACAAGGTGTGGGTGATGGCGGTGCCGGGACAGCAAATCGAAGTGAAGTCGCGGCGGCGAGACTGA